From Amphiura filiformis chromosome 20, Afil_fr2py, whole genome shotgun sequence, a single genomic window includes:
- the LOC140142003 gene encoding atos homolog protein A-like yields the protein MQSAVASYQCPPMEMEEASEMVEIDAKQLFVDMGMLILEGRTPEQSMKGRSEGEHCPPLMGRPTHFCVPSAAKCKQMEAVRAYIWFLCRNDIPMSVEVLLYPDCCYAKDVEIEIGAAAESGSTSPLQPAAQPDHLLIEQWIVQVLPKRSPQGQCFSNILLQAVRSFLHFSQLSAWLSSSHGKMYNNIVYRVCAPGDSYSTDFISKPDIHTFPVLNISKSSSVRVSVASLPRQKYMPAISCQKDGHITLKKTPPSSPGREAPLYQHVRLSDLYPQVEQSLTRRQRSVEDLKFEFQQRNPTWRQKHSSGEDNSTSSSSEEDQAEKIRQKKAACAPKLEVVLPEVYRQQGAVPKSRTPTKSEQQPTLEEDSAKYLGQSDWCLPPGTPASLYKSEHQASPSPDVHRQLFSMPIPTKKSSRDDVQENKLTRSDRIASTPELEPNRGGLGLDAFNSQINKSQFCDRLSSFTTPLDQESLVPNYYDTTSFSSMQSINEQLSSLSLLECSTDVCADTSTDDNDDAEEDGGAKDDDIDWQWNIDDRTPRQRTSSERTLSTEEEDNGIMFSAKSSDDFDDVVGGEEFWDSSSSWTDDVIIGSHLDNYSEISDDDSFVSCLSGSYSSSPCVSSFTPRQQLEAQFRQHLKHKDEATALLTKPGSSPNSPARLGAIAANRSSPKHDKLASPIRTTCKLISSSNKDSPTHKPSPTSSPRHNRTRGLSLDSQDFKADIPAPFHRPVPTPSDGGPPVCVGSPFTPVFSKSKSLLRNVIGKENIPQPKQVESGVLSDLNKRPSPPRSPDRTKFRRSFDSSNTYVFHPRTGLPINSSPAPLRKAKTTNDCAALLKPGGLKSSPSCNDLEDAHTPLCQSTRVLSTSAPASTSCLLGNFEESVLNGRLEPLGTIDGFTAEIGASGSFCPKHIELPVTTFFYSVSDDDAPSSYFGYVNLENIGRRGYHIPKCGTVQVTLFNPNKTVVKMFVMRYDLSDMPPNCQTFARQRIFYMPSNADLNDDCLKELRYLMHLRFQSSKSGKIYLHTDIRMIFARHTPDLECSLGTYELRSFTETPLNPRFSPKK from the exons ctTCCTACCAGTGCCCTCCAATGGAGATGGAGGAGGCATCAGAGATGGTAGAAATTGATGCTAAGCAGCTCTTTGTAGATATGGGCATGCTCATCCTGGAGGGACGAACACCAGAGCAGTCAATGAAAGGGCGTAGTGAAGGGGAACATTGCCCACCGCTAATGGGTAGACCCACTCATTTCTGTGTACCCAGTGCAGCTAAG TGCAAACAAATGGAAGCTGTGCGTGCCTACATCTGGTTTCTATGTCGCAATGATATCCCTATGTCAGTAGAGGTCCTCTTGTATCCAGACTGTTGTTACGCCAAAGATGTTGAGATTGAGATCGGTGCAGCGGCAGAGTCGGGATCTACCAGTCCTCTTCAGCCGGCAGCTCAACCAGATCATCTCCTGATAGAGCAGTGGATTGTACAAGTTCTACCAAAAAG GTCTCCACAGGGTCAGTGTTTCAGCAACATTCTCCTGCAAGCTGTACGTTCATTTCTACACTTCTCACAACTGAGTGCTTGGCTTAGTAGTAGTCATGGCAAGATGTACAACAACATTGTCTACAG AGTGTGTGCACCTGGTGATTCCTATTCCACTGATTTCATATCTAAACCAGATATTCACACATTTCCGGTCCTAAACATCTCCAAATCAAGCAGTGTACGGGTTAGCGTCGCTTCCCTACCTCGACAAAAGTATATGCCAGCTATAAGCTGCCAGAAGGATGGGCATATAACGTTAAAGAAAACACCACCTTCGTCACCGGGCAGAGAAGCGCCTTTATATCAGCATGTTAGGTTATCGGATCTGTACCCACAAGTGGAGCAGTCACTTACAAGAAGACAGAGAAGTGTTGAAGATCTTAAATTTGAGTTCCAACAAAGAAATCCAACCTGGAGGCAAAAGCATAGCTCCGGGGAAGATAACTCTACATCTAGTAGCAGCGAAGAAGACCAGGCGGAGAAAATTCGACAGAAGAAGGCCGCTTGTGCTCCAAAACTAGAAGTTGTCTTACCAGAGGTGTACAGACAGCAAGGTGCCGTGCCCAAATCAAGAACGCCAACAAAGTCGGAGCAGCAACCGACTTTAGAAGAAGATTCAGCTAAATATCTAGGTCAATCCGACTGGTGCCTACCCCCAGGTACACCAGCTTCGTTATACAAATCTGAACACCAAGCATCCCCTTCGCCTGATGTTCATCGGCAGTTGTTCAGTATGCCAATTCCAACAAAGAAATCAAGTCGAGATGATGTACAGGAAAACAAATTAACTAGATCAGATAGAATAGCATCGACCCCTGAGTTAGAGCCAAATAGAGGTGGTTTAGGTTTAGATGCTTTCAATAGTCAAATCAACAAGAGCCAGTTCTGTGATCGTTTATCAAGTTTTACCACACCTTTGGACCAGGAATCCTTAGTGCCAAATTATTACGATACAACTTCCTTTTCATCCATGCAAAGTATAAATGAACAACTTTCCAGCTTATCTCTCCTGGAATGCTCAACAGACGTGTGTGCGGATACCAGTACGGATGATAACGATGATGCGGAGGAAGATGGTGGGGCTAAAGATGATGATATAGATTGGCAATGGAATATTGATGATAGGACTCCGAGACAGAGAACATCAAGTGAAAGAACTTTAAGTACAGAAGAGGAAGATAATGGGATAATGTTCAGTGCCAAATCTAGTGATGACTTTGATGATGTTGTTGGTGGTGAAGAGTTCTGGGATAGTTCCTCCTCGTGGACTGATGACGTAATAATCGGCAGCCATCTTGATAATTATAGCGAGATATCCGACGATGATTCATTTGTGTCATGTCTGTCTGGAAGCTATTCAAGCAGTCCATGTGTATCCTCATTCACTCCCAGACAACAGCTTGAAGCCCAGTTCAGACAACACTTGAAACACAAGGATGAGGCCACTGCCCTGTTAACTAAACCAGGGAGTAGTCCAAATTCACCTGCTAGGCTCGGCGCTATCGCCGCCAACAGATCATCACCGAAACATGACAAATTGGCAAGTCCGATAAGAACTACATGCAAATTGATATCATCATCAAATAAAGACTCGCCTACTCACAAGCCCTCACCTACTTCTTCCCCTCGTCATAATAGAACTAGAGGCTTAAGCCTGGATAGTCAGGATTTTAAGGCTGATATACCGGCGCCTTTTCACAGACCAGTGCCGACGCCATCGGATGGTGGACCTCCTGTGTGTGTTGGTTCACCGTTTACACCAGTGTTTTCCAAAAGCAAATCTTTGCTAAGAAATGTTATAGGAAAGGAAAATATACCGCAACCAAAACAG GTGGAGAGTGGCGTACTAAGTGATCTCAATAAGCGGCCATCACCCCCTAGGTCGCCAGATAGAACCAAGTTTAGACGCTCATTTGACAGCTCTAACACTTATGTATTCCATCCACGCACTGGACTTCCTATTAATTCCAGCCCT GCACCCCTCAGGAAAGCCAAAACAACCAATGACTGTGCTGCATTACTTAAACCTGGAGGATTAAAAAG TTCTCCCTCTTGCAATGATTTAGAGGATGCCCATACGCCATTATGCCAGTCTACTCGTGTGCTTAGTACCAGCGCTCCAGCTTCCACCAGTTGTCTATTAGGAAACTTTGAG GAATCTGTACTGAATGGTCGTCTAGAACCACTTGGCACTATTGATGGCTTCACAGCAGAGATTGGGGCCAGTGGATCATTCTGCCCTAAACACATAGAGCTTCCAGTAACTACATTCTTCTATAGTGTGTCCGATGATGATGCACCATCATCATATTTT GGCTATGTCAACCTAGAGAATATTGGTAGAAGAGGATATCATATTCCAAAGTGTGGCACTGTGCAAGTG ACTCTATTCAACCCCAACAAGACGGTAGTGAAGATGTTTGTGATGCGCTATGATCTGAGCGACATGCCACCTAACTGCCAGACTTTTGCTAGACAGAGAATATTCTATATGCCTAGTAATGCTGACCTCAATGATGATTGTCTCAAGGAACTCAGATACCTTATGCATCTCAG ATTCCAGAGTTCCAAGTCAGGGAAGATATACCTGCACACAGACATCCGCATGATCTTCGCTCGTCACACACCAGATCTAGAATGCTCGCTAGGAACTTATGAACTAAGATCCTTCACTGAGACACCATTGAATCCAAGGTTCTCTCCAAAGAAATAA